In a genomic window of uncultured Flavobacterium sp.:
- a CDS encoding thioesterase domain-containing protein yields MQLFLLHFAGGNVYSFEFLRKEITAVDFIPLELPGRGKRHKEKLIINKDQAIEDYYKQIKSLRNGEPYMIYGHSMGAALGFSVAAKMEADGDNPELLIVSGNPGPGIKKNKDFLYHQLDDLNFKKELMILGGIAKEIRENNDLFDYFLPIIRADFECLETGFSSEKDLKINTPIYALMGSDEDNGDKIENWKNFTNNTFTSEIWNGDHFFIYKSAVQLASIFISQHKKHLINQNRNYYV; encoded by the coding sequence ATGCAGCTTTTTTTATTACACTTTGCCGGAGGAAATGTTTACTCGTTTGAATTTCTTAGAAAAGAGATAACAGCTGTCGATTTCATTCCACTTGAATTACCCGGAAGAGGTAAAAGGCATAAAGAGAAATTAATTATCAATAAAGATCAGGCGATTGAAGATTATTATAAGCAAATTAAATCTTTAAGAAACGGAGAGCCTTATATGATTTATGGTCATAGTATGGGAGCGGCTTTAGGATTTTCTGTTGCCGCAAAAATGGAAGCTGACGGAGATAATCCCGAATTACTTATTGTTTCCGGAAATCCGGGGCCGGGAATAAAAAAAAATAAAGATTTCCTGTATCATCAATTAGATGATTTAAATTTTAAAAAAGAACTCATGATTTTAGGCGGAATCGCAAAGGAAATAAGAGAAAACAATGATTTGTTCGACTATTTTCTGCCCATAATAAGAGCCGATTTTGAGTGTTTGGAAACGGGTTTTTCTTCAGAAAAAGACTTAAAGATAAATACACCAATTTATGCTCTTATGGGTTCTGATGAAGATAACGGTGATAAAATCGAAAACTGGAAAAACTTTACCAACAATACTTTTACCTCTGAAATATGGAACGGCGATCATTTTTTTATATACAAATCAGCTGTTCAATTAGCCAGTATTTTTATAAGTCAGCATAAAAAACATTTAATCAATCAAAATAGAAACTATTATGTTTAA
- a CDS encoding outer membrane beta-barrel family protein encodes MKYKLFCLLFIPFLGFSQTSVSIKEPSQTEESGEYFGGAVKSVYKQHKFPSFNNSVNLVYNKGRWKVNTSISYGREKFFRENDVSTFFPDLSFIGTGTTDYDFNSFVSFIDVQYKISDKTKINVSSMNDTYENILDTKTNIDIYNTSDNELNKYYVGSKRLVSNLKRNSLNVLLRHDFNKNEFLTIEADWLQRPWDYNQNTYGQDYDVNGAAIPNRNYTVYHDGRTDLNIYTLNGLYHGSTSLFDFNVGGKWIYIESDYNIRHFRKFDTDYVQILELSPICTYIENRQLVFSDVKKNFGKLDLQVGLKLENTFINGYVSDLTHKDLDDRYLKLFPYVNASYIFNKDSKISFSYSEFFNRPLYRFINPSLGIYNAYENYLGNPFLKPSTTNNLNLVYSFKSKYDLGLSYSNTKDNYWSLTNFTEDYVVAHKVLSYMDLNALQLTGNAFIKYNNTIETNLQLQGYYKYNTSLVPVIKDLDVWGWYGMINNQFYFNSSRNISTNLSFWYRSKNISQEALIKKQCALDFGMKFLLLKKDLMIELNVTDILKSMTENKVSTVDNIYQTFRNYQDPRAFRISATYKFGNKKLNYVERIAENAVDHSR; translated from the coding sequence ATGAAATATAAATTATTCTGCTTGCTGTTTATTCCTTTTTTAGGTTTTTCACAGACAAGTGTTTCAATAAAAGAACCAAGTCAGACAGAAGAATCAGGTGAATATTTTGGCGGCGCAGTAAAATCAGTGTACAAACAGCATAAGTTTCCGAGTTTTAATAATAGCGTGAATCTGGTTTATAATAAAGGAAGATGGAAAGTCAATACAAGTATAAGTTATGGACGCGAGAAATTTTTCAGAGAAAATGATGTAAGTACTTTTTTTCCTGATTTATCATTTATAGGCACCGGAACTACAGATTATGACTTTAACAGTTTTGTGAGTTTTATTGATGTTCAGTACAAGATTTCGGATAAAACAAAAATAAATGTTTCGTCTATGAATGATACTTATGAGAACATATTAGACACTAAAACGAATATTGATATTTATAATACATCAGACAATGAGTTGAATAAATATTATGTGGGAAGTAAGAGATTGGTTTCGAACCTTAAACGGAATTCTTTGAATGTGCTGTTAAGGCATGATTTTAATAAAAATGAATTTTTAACCATAGAAGCAGACTGGCTGCAAAGACCTTGGGATTATAACCAAAACACATATGGGCAGGATTATGATGTAAATGGTGCTGCAATTCCTAATCGTAATTATACGGTTTATCATGACGGACGTACAGATTTGAATATCTACACGCTCAATGGTTTGTATCATGGATCTACAAGTCTATTTGATTTTAATGTGGGAGGAAAATGGATATACATTGAATCTGATTATAACATTAGGCATTTTAGAAAATTTGATACTGATTATGTACAGATTTTAGAATTGTCACCAATTTGTACTTACATCGAAAACAGACAGCTTGTATTTTCGGATGTTAAAAAGAATTTTGGAAAACTGGATCTTCAAGTTGGTTTAAAACTCGAAAATACATTTATAAACGGATATGTTTCAGATTTAACACATAAGGATTTGGATGATAGATATTTAAAGTTGTTTCCGTATGTAAATGCAAGTTATATTTTTAATAAAGACAGTAAAATAAGTTTTTCCTATTCAGAGTTTTTCAACAGGCCGTTGTATAGATTTATAAACCCTTCTTTAGGAATTTATAACGCTTATGAAAATTATTTAGGGAATCCGTTTTTAAAGCCGTCAACAACAAATAATTTAAATCTGGTCTATTCATTCAAATCAAAATACGATTTAGGCCTATCGTATTCAAACACAAAAGATAATTACTGGTCTTTAACCAATTTCACAGAAGATTATGTCGTTGCTCATAAAGTGTTGAGCTATATGGATTTAAACGCGCTTCAGCTTACAGGTAATGCTTTTATAAAATATAATAATACCATTGAAACAAATTTACAGTTACAAGGATACTATAAGTACAATACATCATTAGTTCCGGTTATAAAGGATCTCGACGTCTGGGGCTGGTATGGTATGATAAACAATCAGTTTTATTTCAATTCATCAAGAAATATTTCCACCAATTTAAGTTTTTGGTATCGTTCTAAAAACATCAGTCAGGAAGCTTTGATTAAAAAACAATGTGCGCTTGATTTTGGAATGAAATTTTTACTGCTGAAAAAAGATTTGATGATCGAATTGAATGTTACGGATATTTTAAAATCAATGACAGAGAATAAAGTTTCTACGGTAGATAATATTTACCAGACATTTAGAAACTATCAGGATCCCAGAGCTTTTAGAATTTCGGCGACCTATAAGTTTGGAAACAAGAAATTAAATTATGTAGAAAGAATTGCCGAAAATGCAGTAGACCATTCAAGATAA